Genomic segment of Nitrospirota bacterium:
CGAGCATCCGCCGGTACCAGACGACGCCGGTGCCCGATGCGGACATCAGGAAGATCATCGAAGCCGGCACGAGGGCGCCAAATGCGAACAACACGCAGCCCTGGAGCTTTATCGTCATCAGGGACAGGAGGTTGCTTGGCCGGATGGCCGCTGCTGTCCGGGGCATGATCGACGCTATGATCCCCTTTGCCGAGGACGAGAGGCAGGCGCAGCGGCTCGCGGCGTATAAGGGAAATTACTACACGTTCTTCGAGAATGCACCGGTCGTGATCGCCGTGTTCCTGGAATCCTATGACGCGGGGACGGACAAGCTTCTTGCGAGGATGGGTCATGACCCGGAAGCCGTAAGGAGGCTCCGGCCGCTGCCCGGGCTCCAGAGCGTTGCCGCGGCCGTGCAGAACATGCTGCTCGCCATTCATGCCCTTGGCTATGGATCCTGCTGGATGACCGGACCGCTTGTGGCTCAGGAGGCATTCGAGAAGCTGCTGGGATTTGGAAAAGAGAAGTCTATTGCGGCGCTGCTCCCCGTCGGCGTGCCCGATGAGCATCCTGCGGCGCGGACAACCCGGAAGCCTCTTGAGGAGATCGTGACCGGGATTCAGTAACGGTGAGACACATCATTCCCGAGTGCGTTCCGTCGCCCTTTCAGCCGGGCCCTTCCGCCATCGATGCCGGCCTGTCCGCGTCGCACACTTCGGTCCCCTTCGCAATCACGACGATCCCCGACGACGTTACGTGGTAGCGCTTCCGGTCCTGCTCGAGATCATACCCGATCTCCGTGTGAGGCGGGATGAGCACGTCCTTGTCGATGATCGCCCTGTGTATACGGCAGTGCCGCCCGATGTCCACGTTCTCCATGAGGATCGAATCGTACACCTCGCTGTAGCTGTTCACCCGCACGTTCGGTGAGAGCACCGAGTTCTGCACCCGGCCGCCGCTGATGATGGACCCATGGGCCACGATCGAGTCCAGCGCGATGCCGAGCCTACCGCCCTTCTCCTCCTGTGCAAAGACGAATTTCGCGGGCGGGTTCTGCGACTGGTACGTGCGGATCGGCCACGTCTTATCGTACAGGTTCAGCAGCGGGTCGACGCTGACCAGGTCCATGTTGGCTTCCCAGTATGCGTCGATGGTCCCCACGTCGCGCCAGTATTTCGCCGCCTTCCTGTTCTTGTCCTCGAAGTTGTAGGCATAGACGCGGTCGGTCTTCATCATCTGCGGAATGATGTTCTTGCCGAAGTCATGCGACGTGTCCCTGAGCGCGTCGAACTCGAGGTGCTCGATGGCTTTCTTGGTATTGAACAGGTAGATGCCCATGGAGGCGAAGGCCATGCCCGGGCGGCCGGGTATCGGCGTGGGGGCCTTCGGCTTTTCCTCGAATCCCACAATGCGATGGTCGCGGTCCACCTCGATCACGCCGAAGGATGATGCCCCGGTTGCCGGGATTTCGAGGGCCGCAACCGTTGCATCGGCTCTCTTCTCCTCATGGAAGCGCAGCATCTCAGAATAGTCCATCTTGTAGATGTGGTCCCCGGCGAGGACCATCAGGTGGTCCGGAGCGTCCTTCTCGATCATATAGATGTTCTGATAGATCGCGTCCGCCGTTCCCTGGTACCATTTGTCGCCAACGCGCTGCTGCGGCGGCACGGAGATGATGTATTCGTTCAGCTCCCCGGAAAAAAAGTTCCAGGCGAGCCGGAGGTGCTTGTCCAGGGACAGGGATTTGTACTGCGGGAGCACGGCGATCTTGCGAATCCCCGAATTGATGCAGTTGGACAGGGTGAAGTCAATGATCCGGTAGATGCCTCCGAAGGGAACGGCCGGTTTTGCGCGGTGGATGGTGAGGGGGTGAAGACGTTCTCCCTTGCCGCCTGCAAGGATCATTGCAAGGATGCTCATACGCTGCTGCGCTCCTTATTCTTTGTTCGGTAACAGGTACCATAATAGCAGGCAGACGAGAGACTGTCAAACAACGCCGGAGGGAAGCAACATGGGAAGTTGCAGTACCCGTGCCGGTTGAGCGCCCGGGATAGAGAATAATAATTTTCATATCATTTTTTTTTATAGTATTTTTGCTTGATTTTTTGGCGGGTGGTTGTTAATATGAGCTTCCTTACAAGAATGATTCACGGTGTCCTTCTTTGACGAGTTACATTTACCGGTAACAAGTATCGCAATTCTCCGGCATCACTTTAATCAAATCAGGTATTTTCTTTCTTTTCAGATGGTTGTTTCACCACCGATGGGGGGGAGGTTTTTTATCGTGCTCCAGAATGATGAAGTGAAAAAAGTAGAAGCAGTCCTTGATGATGCCCAGGGCCAGCGGGGAGTTCTCATCGCAGTTCTCCAGCGGGTGCAGGAGAAGGTCGGCTACCTGCCCGAGGACGCGATGCGGCTGATCGCGGACCGGCTGCATTTGTCCCTGAACAACGTCTATGGCGTTGCCTCGTTCTACAAGCATTTCCATTTCAAGCCGCGAGGCAAAAACGTGGTGAAGGTCTGCATGGGCACCGCTTGTCACGTGCGCGGAGCCAAGGCCGTGCTCACCGAGATGGAGCACAAGTTGGGAATCAAGGAAGGCGAGACAACGAAGGACCTGTCCGTCACGCTTGAGACCGTGGGCTGCGTCGGGTGCTGCGCGCTTGCGCCGGTCGCGACCGTGAACGACCAGGACCTCTACGGCGAGTTGACGCCCAAGATGGTGGATGACATTATTGCGATGGCGAGGAGTGAACATGGAACTCACGTTTAAGCGGTTAAGCAACGTCGATGACCTCGAAGCCCTCCGCGTCCGGCTGAAGCAGGAGCGCTCGACAAAAGAGACCCACCGCGTGCGCGTCTGCTGCGGCACTGCCTGCCAGGCATCGGGCTCCCGGAAACTGGTCAAGAAGTTCGAGGAGGAGGCAAAGGCCAAGGGCGTCGAACTCGAGATCGTCAAGACCGGGTGTCAGGGCTTCTGCCAGCGTGGACCGGTCATGATCCAGGAGCCGCAGGAGACCTTCTACCAGAAGGTGAAGGTTGCCGATATCCCAGCCCTTTTCTCCACGTCCGTCCTGAACGGCGTGCCCTACCGAAAACAGCTTTACCGCGAGTTCTCGCTGTCCGAGCCGAACACGGCCATGCAGGACATCCCGTTCTACAAGAAGCAGAAGCGCGTGGCGCTCCACCGGAACGGTGTCGTGGACCCCTGCAACATCTACGATGCAATCCGCGAGGACGGGTATGCTGCCCTGGCCAAATGTCTTACCGAGTACAAGCCTGATGAAGTGATCGACATCGTGAAAAAGTCCGGCCTCCGCGGCCGCGGAGGCGCGGGGTTCCCGGCGGGGCTCAAGTGGGAGCATACGAAGAAATCGGGCGCCAAAGTCAAGGCTGTGGTCTGCAACGGCGATGAGGGCGACCCGGGCGCGTTCATGGACCGGGCACTCATGGAAGGCGATCCCCATTCCGTGATCGAGGGAATGATCATCAACGCTTACGCGATCGGAGCACTGCACGGCTATATCTACGTGCGGCACGAGTATCCTCTCGCCGTGAAGAACCTCGGTATCGCCATCAAACAGGCGGAGGACCTGGGCCTGCTGGGTAAGAACATCCTGGGAAGCGGCCTTGACTTAACCATGGAGATCAAGGAAGGCGCGGGCGCCTTTGTGTGCGGCGAGTCAACGGCCCTGGTGGCCTCCATCGAGGGCGAGCGCGGCATGCCGCGCCCCCGTCCGCCGCGCCTCTCCGAGGCCGCGGGCGGTCTCTGGGGCATGCCCACGAACCTGAACAACGTCGAGACCTTCGCAAATGTGCCGACGATCATCACGAAGGGACTGAATTACTATACCGGGATCGGGACCGAGAAGTCAAAGGGCACGAAGGTCTTCGCCCTCACGGGCAAGATCAAGAACACGGGCCTCATTGAAGTGCCCATGGGCATAACGCTCAGGGAGATCATTTTCGACATCGGCGGCGGCATGCTGAACCCGGACAGGCAATTCAAGGCCGTCCAGACCGGCGGCCCGTCGGGCGGCTGCATACCGGCCCAGTTCCTCGACATGCCCGCCGATTTCGATACGCTCGCAAGCGTGGGCTCCATCATGGGATCGGGCGGCATGGTCGTCCTCGACGAGGACGACTGCATGGTGGACGTGGCAAAGTACTTCCTCTCCTTCACCAAGAGCGAATCCTGCGGCAAGTGCCCGCCGTGCCGTGTCGGCACCTGGCAGATGTACGAACTGCTGGACAAGATCACGTCAGGACAGGGGGAAAAAGGCGATATCGAACGGCTCGAAAAGATGGGCAAGCTGGTCGTTGCCGGGTCCCTCTGCGGCCTCGGCAACAGCGCGCCCAATCCGGTCCTCTCCACGATCAAATATTTCCGGGAAGAGTACGAAGAGCACGTGAACGACAAGTTTTGCCGCGCCAAGAGATGCCAGGGGCTGGGCTCCTTCCGCATCCTGCCCGAGCACTGCATCCTGTGCGGCATGTGCAAACAAGCTTGTGCTTTCGACGCCGTGACCGAGCTCAGGGACAGGTTCTTCATCGACCAGGATTACTGCACGAAATGCAAGGCCTGCTACTCGGTATGTCCCACCCAGGCCATCGTGATCGAAAAAGGAGGGGCTCATGTCGCAGCAGGAAAGTAAGTGCCCGGTCAATGCCACGCGGGCCAAGCTTGCGCTCTTCTACTATGACGATCCCAAGAACGGCATGTGCTCCAAGTGCCATCCCTGCAAGCTCGGGATCTTCGACGCGATCAAGATCTTCGAGGCCATCCAGTCCGGCCACGGCTCGAAGAAGGACGCGGCGCTCCTCGAGCGCATCGCCGTCGACGTGAAGGACGGCGGCATGTGCAAGAAGGGCAAGGACCACGCCGATATCCTTGCCGCGTTCCTCAACCAGCACCGGGACGACCTGCTCCGTCATATCGACGGCGTCTGCACGCACCTCGAGTGCGCGGCCCTTGTGCGCTACGAGATCGACCCTGACAAGTGCACGATGTGCGACAAGTGCCGCGAAGTTTGCAAGGACTTCGCTGTCGAGGGACAAAAGCTCGTTCCGGGCAAGACGGGGTTCACCTCTTACCGCGTCAGGCAGAAACGCTGCACCCACTGCGGCGAGTGCATCAAGGTCTGCCCCGAGGGTGCGGTCATCGTGGTGGAAAAGGAGCGGGAGCAGGCGGTCAAGGAGCCGGTGCGGACCCTGGTCTGCACCTGCGACGTCAGCGGCAGACCGACCGGCAAGGTCCCGGTCTGCTCCATCCACGACACGGGCGCGGTCCTGTCGGGGGCGAAGCAGTAAGGCAGGGATCAGTATATTTCGCAAATTGCCAACGGCAAATTAAATATTTTCAATTTTCAATCCCACATTTACAATGAACGATTCTGTTTTTCGGAGGAAGCTATGACGACCAAGATGGTGAATATGGAATTCGACGGCAGGGCCGTATCGGTCCCCGAGGGGATGACCCTCGTCGATGCCGCCGCGACCGTGGGGGTCCACATCCCGAACCTGTGCCACATTAAGGAGCTGCGCGGCGTGGGCGCCTGCCGCATGTGCATGGTCGAGATCGAGGGCATGAAGACCCCGGTCACCGGCTGCACGACCCGCACCAAGGAAGGCATGAAGGTTCAGACAAAGACCCCGAAGGTCGAGGAAATCCGGAAGTTCGTGACCGACTTGGTGCTTTCCTTCCATCCCCTTGATTGCATGACCTGCCCCAAGGCGGGCGACTGCGACCTGCAGCGTTACGCTGCGGACCTGAGTATCCGGGAGTCCTCGTTCGGCCGCAAAAGCTTCAACTATGAGCTGAACGACCGGAGCCCCTTCATCACCATCGACAACAACTACTGCATCCTCTGCGGTCGGTGTGTGCGGGTCTGCAAGGAGCAGAACACGAATGTGCTCGATTTCATGGGCCGCGGCATCACGACCAAGGTCACGACCGCCCTGGACAAGCCCCTCCACGAATCCGGCTGCACCTTCTGCGGCTCCTGCGTGGAAGCATGCCCCGTGAACACGATCATGGAGCGGGACCGCTGGCAGCACGGCCGGGAATGGGATCTTGAAAAGACCGACTCGGTCTGCACCGCCTGCGGCTCGGGCTGCAGCGTGGTCGTTTCGAAGAAGGACGGCCGCATCGTGAAGGTAAATACGAAAGAATCGAACGGCTATATCTGCGCCATCGGCCGGTTCGCTTTTGACTCCCTGAAATCGGGGAACAGGATCACGACACCTCTGAAGAAGCAGGGCGGGAAATTGGTCCCGGCCACCTGGGAAGAGGCGGCGAAGATCGCCGGCGACGCCCTGAAGAAGGCCGGCGCCCACGCAGGATTCATCGCTTCGGGCTCGCTTACGAACGAGGAGGCCTGTGCGGTCCAGAGGCTTGCCGCCGCATCGGGAAGCGCGAACATCGACACACCGGCATCCTCCTACGCGGGCGGCGCGATCGCAGCGCTCCGCGCGGTCTACGGCGATGCGGGGATCGGCGTTGCATCTCAGGCCGACCTGTCGGCCGCGGACTGTGTTGTCGTGATCGGGGCCGACCCGTCGCAGAAGCAGCAGTCGCTCCAGGAGGTTGATGTCATGATCCGCAGGCGCGCGCAGGCGGGCGCGAAGCTCATCGTCGTGAGCACCGAGAAGACCGATCTCGCGCATCATCAGAACGCGATCCTGCTGCAGCTCAAGGCAGGCACGGACACTGCTCTCCTGGGCGGGCTCCTGACCGCGGTATTGGCAGAAGGCGCAACTCCGGCCGCGAAGGGTCTCGATGCGCTGAAGAAGGCGCTCGTGACAACGGACAGCGCGGCAGCGGCCTCCGGGGTGCCTGTCGAACAGATCGCCGCGGCAGCAAAGGCATATGCAGCGGCCAAGCAGCCGGTGGTCGTGCTGGGAACGGGCATCTCGGCCAGTGAAGAAGCCTGCCTGCAGGCGCTGAATCTGGCGCTTGTCAAGAGCGCCGGCGTCATGCCGCTCATGCTCGAGGCGAACGCGCTCGGCGTCATGCAGATGGGCTGCCTGGGCGGGATGGCCCCGGGCTTTGCCAAGGCGAAGAAGATGGGCAAGAGCTATGAAGAGATGAAGAAGGGCATGAAGGCGCTCTTTATCGCCGGGAACGTTCCTGACGCGGATTTCACGTCGGACATGATCATTGTTCTGGCGGGTCATGCAAACGCCCTCACCGAGAAGGCCGATCTTGTGCTTCCCCTGGCCGCACTGTATGAGAAGCAGGGTACCATCGTGAACACCTACGGCACGCAGAAAATTTTTGCGCAGGCACAGCCGGCCGCAGCCGGCATCAGGGACGGCGTGGAGGCCGCTTCCGATATCTCAGCAGCGATCGGCAAGGCCAAAGCCTTCAAGGTAAAGGATATTGCCTCTCTCGTGAAGAAGGTGAAGGCCGGCAAGATCGGGCCAGGGAGCTTCAAACCGGTTAAGGCGGCGTCGGCGAAGCCCTACGGCAGGTCGGCGACCGTCCTGCTCTTCGCAATGAACCGGGGCATGCTCGCCAACACGGGAGTGATCAAGGTCCTGGTGGCGCAGCAGCCGGCGCTCCAGCAGTAGCCGGCCGCCAGCTATAAGAATTGTAAATTGAGCTATAAAATTTTCTGTGGTATTTTTGCTTCCCTTTTTGTATAATGCCACGGTTTTGATACCAGAGGGCTTCCTGTCCCTCATGCTGAAAGGAGTTCCAATCGCCCATGAGAGAAGACCTTAAATCAGTTGACCCGGCGGCTCAGGTGTTGCTTAAGGCGGCCGGTCTGAAAAAGCTGGAAACCGCGTTCGAGCGGGCCGAACGATTGAAGCCCTGCCCGATCGGCCATCAGGGTGCGTGCTGCAAGATGTGCCACATGGGTCCCTGCCGTCTGGTCGGCAAGGAAGAAGAGGCCGAAGGCGTATGCGGCGCAACCCTGCCTGTTGTGACCGCGAGGAATTTTGCCCGCATGGTCGCCGCGGGAACGGCGGCGCATTCCGACCATGCCCGGGACCTGGCGAACACGCTGCTCGCGGTGGCGCGCGGCGAGGCCAAGGACTTCCAGGTCAAGGACGTACGCAAGCTGAACCGTGTTGCCGGCTATCTCGGCATCAATGTCGAAGGCAAGTCCGTGAACGAAGTGGCCGAGAAGGTCGCCCTCAAGTTCCTGGAGCAGTTCGGACAGCAGCGCGGCGAGCTGGCTTACCTGGGCCGGGCACCCAAGAAGCGCCAGGAGATCTGGAAGAAGCTCGGAATCGCCCCCCGCGCTATTGACCGTGAAGTGGTCGAAATGATGCACCGCACCACGATGGGCGTGGACCAGGAAATGAACAATATCATGCTCGGCGCAATGCGCGCGTCCCTCGCCGACGGCTGGGGCGGGTCCATGATGGGCACCGACATTTCGGACATCCTGTTTGGGACCCCGAAGCCCGTGAGGACGAACGCCAGTCTCGATGTGTTCAAGGAGGACCACGTGAACCTCGTGGTCCACGGACATGAGCCGTCATTCGCCGAGATGCTCGTGGTCGCTTCGGAAGATCCCGAACTGATCTCCTACGCGAAGTCCAAGGGCGCCCAGGGTGTAAAGCTGGTCGGCATGTGCTGCACCGCGAACGAGATCCTGCTCCGGCACGGAATCGCCACGGCCGGCGGCTTCCTGCAGCAGGAGCTCGGCATTCTCACGGGCATGGTGGAAGCCATGGTCGTGGACGTGCAGTGCATCATGCCCGCGATCGGCGAGCTGTCCAAGAAATTCCACACCAAGGTCGTTACGACGACGCCCAAGGGCAGGATGAAGGACGCCATCCACATCGAATACGATGAGCACCATGCCCTCGACCTCGCGAAGAAGGTCGTCCGTCTCGCGATCGACAATTTCCCGAACCGGAAAAAAGAGCTGGTCACGAAGGCCAATATCAGGCCTCCCGATCTGATCGCGGGCTTCTCGCATGAGTACATCGAATACATGCAGGGAGGGCAGTACCGCGGGTCCTTCAGGCCGCTGAACGACGCCATCATCGCCGGCCGAATCCGGGGCGTTGTCGGTCTCGCGGGGTGCAACAACCCGCGCGTCACCCAGGATAGTCTGCATAATTTCCTGAGCCGCGAGCTGATCAAGAACGACGTGCTTGTGGTCCAGACCGGATGCTCCGCCATGGCCTCGGCCAAGGCCGGCTACATGACGCCGGAGAATGCACTCGAGAACGCGGGCCCCGGCCTGCGCGAAGTCTGCGAGGCCATCGGCATTCCG
This window contains:
- the glgC gene encoding glucose-1-phosphate adenylyltransferase gives rise to the protein MSILAMILAGGKGERLHPLTIHRAKPAVPFGGIYRIIDFTLSNCINSGIRKIAVLPQYKSLSLDKHLRLAWNFFSGELNEYIISVPPQQRVGDKWYQGTADAIYQNIYMIEKDAPDHLMVLAGDHIYKMDYSEMLRFHEEKRADATVAALEIPATGASSFGVIEVDRDHRIVGFEEKPKAPTPIPGRPGMAFASMGIYLFNTKKAIEHLEFDALRDTSHDFGKNIIPQMMKTDRVYAYNFEDKNRKAAKYWRDVGTIDAYWEANMDLVSVDPLLNLYDKTWPIRTYQSQNPPAKFVFAQEEKGGRLGIALDSIVAHGSIISGGRVQNSVLSPNVRVNSYSEVYDSILMENVDIGRHCRIHRAIIDKDVLIPPHTEIGYDLEQDRKRYHVTSSGIVVIAKGTEVCDADRPASMAEGPG
- a CDS encoding NADH-ubiquinone oxidoreductase-F iron-sulfur binding region domain-containing protein, yielding MSQQESKCPVNATRAKLALFYYDDPKNGMCSKCHPCKLGIFDAIKIFEAIQSGHGSKKDAALLERIAVDVKDGGMCKKGKDHADILAAFLNQHRDDLLRHIDGVCTHLECAALVRYEIDPDKCTMCDKCREVCKDFAVEGQKLVPGKTGFTSYRVRQKRCTHCGECIKVCPEGAVIVVEKEREQAVKEPVRTLVCTCDVSGRPTGKVPVCSIHDTGAVLSGAKQ
- a CDS encoding NADH-quinone oxidoreductase subunit NuoF; translation: MELTFKRLSNVDDLEALRVRLKQERSTKETHRVRVCCGTACQASGSRKLVKKFEEEAKAKGVELEIVKTGCQGFCQRGPVMIQEPQETFYQKVKVADIPALFSTSVLNGVPYRKQLYREFSLSEPNTAMQDIPFYKKQKRVALHRNGVVDPCNIYDAIREDGYAALAKCLTEYKPDEVIDIVKKSGLRGRGGAGFPAGLKWEHTKKSGAKVKAVVCNGDEGDPGAFMDRALMEGDPHSVIEGMIINAYAIGALHGYIYVRHEYPLAVKNLGIAIKQAEDLGLLGKNILGSGLDLTMEIKEGAGAFVCGESTALVASIEGERGMPRPRPPRLSEAAGGLWGMPTNLNNVETFANVPTIITKGLNYYTGIGTEKSKGTKVFALTGKIKNTGLIEVPMGITLREIIFDIGGGMLNPDRQFKAVQTGGPSGGCIPAQFLDMPADFDTLASVGSIMGSGGMVVLDEDDCMVDVAKYFLSFTKSESCGKCPPCRVGTWQMYELLDKITSGQGEKGDIERLEKMGKLVVAGSLCGLGNSAPNPVLSTIKYFREEYEEHVNDKFCRAKRCQGLGSFRILPEHCILCGMCKQACAFDAVTELRDRFFIDQDYCTKCKACYSVCPTQAIVIEKGGAHVAAGK
- a CDS encoding nitroreductase family protein — encoded protein: SIRRYQTTPVPDADIRKIIEAGTRAPNANNTQPWSFIVIRDRRLLGRMAAAVRGMIDAMIPFAEDERQAQRLAAYKGNYYTFFENAPVVIAVFLESYDAGTDKLLARMGHDPEAVRRLRPLPGLQSVAAAVQNMLLAIHALGYGSCWMTGPLVAQEAFEKLLGFGKEKSIAALLPVGVPDEHPAARTTRKPLEEIVTGIQ
- a CDS encoding molybdopterin-dependent oxidoreductase; protein product: MTTKMVNMEFDGRAVSVPEGMTLVDAAATVGVHIPNLCHIKELRGVGACRMCMVEIEGMKTPVTGCTTRTKEGMKVQTKTPKVEEIRKFVTDLVLSFHPLDCMTCPKAGDCDLQRYAADLSIRESSFGRKSFNYELNDRSPFITIDNNYCILCGRCVRVCKEQNTNVLDFMGRGITTKVTTALDKPLHESGCTFCGSCVEACPVNTIMERDRWQHGREWDLEKTDSVCTACGSGCSVVVSKKDGRIVKVNTKESNGYICAIGRFAFDSLKSGNRITTPLKKQGGKLVPATWEEAAKIAGDALKKAGAHAGFIASGSLTNEEACAVQRLAAASGSANIDTPASSYAGGAIAALRAVYGDAGIGVASQADLSAADCVVVIGADPSQKQQSLQEVDVMIRRRAQAGAKLIVVSTEKTDLAHHQNAILLQLKAGTDTALLGGLLTAVLAEGATPAAKGLDALKKALVTTDSAAAASGVPVEQIAAAAKAYAAAKQPVVVLGTGISASEEACLQALNLALVKSAGVMPLMLEANALGVMQMGCLGGMAPGFAKAKKMGKSYEEMKKGMKALFIAGNVPDADFTSDMIIVLAGHANALTEKADLVLPLAALYEKQGTIVNTYGTQKIFAQAQPAAAGIRDGVEAASDISAAIGKAKAFKVKDIASLVKKVKAGKIGPGSFKPVKAASAKPYGRSATVLLFAMNRGMLANTGVIKVLVAQQPALQQ
- the cooS gene encoding anaerobic carbon-monoxide dehydrogenase catalytic subunit — translated: MREDLKSVDPAAQVLLKAAGLKKLETAFERAERLKPCPIGHQGACCKMCHMGPCRLVGKEEEAEGVCGATLPVVTARNFARMVAAGTAAHSDHARDLANTLLAVARGEAKDFQVKDVRKLNRVAGYLGINVEGKSVNEVAEKVALKFLEQFGQQRGELAYLGRAPKKRQEIWKKLGIAPRAIDREVVEMMHRTTMGVDQEMNNIMLGAMRASLADGWGGSMMGTDISDILFGTPKPVRTNASLDVFKEDHVNLVVHGHEPSFAEMLVVASEDPELISYAKSKGAQGVKLVGMCCTANEILLRHGIATAGGFLQQELGILTGMVEAMVVDVQCIMPAIGELSKKFHTKVVTTTPKGRMKDAIHIEYDEHHALDLAKKVVRLAIDNFPNRKKELVTKANIRPPDLIAGFSHEYIEYMQGGQYRGSFRPLNDAIIAGRIRGVVGLAGCNNPRVTQDSLHNFLSRELIKNDVLVVQTGCSAMASAKAGYMTPENALENAGPGLREVCEAIGIPPILHMGSCVDNSRILTVAAAIAEAGGLGDDIGGLPAVGIAPEWMSEKAIAIGTYFVASGVPIIFGAGSPVSASKTLRDLMENKWWDMVGAGFYFEEDAGKVLELTLKLIDTAREKLKIRKYEQGAFGTERVLMDMAARRAGTFATPHGESV
- the nuoE gene encoding NADH-quinone oxidoreductase subunit NuoE gives rise to the protein MLQNDEVKKVEAVLDDAQGQRGVLIAVLQRVQEKVGYLPEDAMRLIADRLHLSLNNVYGVASFYKHFHFKPRGKNVVKVCMGTACHVRGAKAVLTEMEHKLGIKEGETTKDLSVTLETVGCVGCCALAPVATVNDQDLYGELTPKMVDDIIAMARSEHGTHV